One segment of Methanomassiliicoccales archaeon DNA contains the following:
- a CDS encoding folylpolyglutamate synthase/dihydrofolate synthase family protein: MMGDTLNDDLRWLYSLENMGIKLGLSNERALLKALGDPHERFGSVHVAGSNGKGSVSAMTASILRSAGHRTGLYTSPHLVRFTERITVDGQEMAEGRLRKKIAEVRELVDGGAFPRPLTFFEITTALAFLHFADENVEEAVVEVGMGGRLDATNVVHPRCSVITRIGVEHTAYLGDTAAKIAYEKASIIKEGVPVVSSPQSPEVLRVIRWMAQCRNAPSKIMGHDFSAERISSDMNGSKVHLSSLNREVRVGLLGGYQCENAAVAAECAMTLAKNIEITGESIVVGLSKARWPGRLEVVGRHPLTVLDVTHTPEGARTVASELAMFPGSPRVLVVGMLKDKDAKGAMAALGPHFDQVICTGANTPRALTPQQMAEACGRTLPQVRTVEGVDAALETALSVAGESGFVMVCGSLYTVGEAIQFLGGKNGP, encoded by the coding sequence ATGATGGGGGACACCCTGAACGACGACCTTCGCTGGCTGTACTCGCTGGAGAACATGGGCATCAAGTTGGGGCTGTCCAACGAAAGGGCGCTGCTGAAGGCCTTGGGCGATCCTCATGAGAGGTTCGGGTCGGTACACGTCGCCGGTTCGAACGGCAAAGGCTCCGTATCGGCCATGACCGCCTCGATACTGCGGTCGGCCGGCCATCGCACCGGCCTCTATACCTCGCCCCATCTGGTCAGGTTCACTGAGCGCATCACCGTCGACGGCCAAGAGATGGCCGAGGGACGTCTGCGCAAGAAGATCGCCGAGGTCCGGGAGCTGGTTGACGGAGGCGCGTTCCCCCGGCCGTTGACCTTTTTCGAAATAACCACCGCCTTGGCCTTCCTGCACTTCGCGGATGAGAACGTCGAGGAGGCAGTGGTGGAGGTGGGCATGGGCGGAAGGCTCGACGCCACCAACGTCGTTCATCCCCGCTGCTCGGTCATCACCCGCATAGGCGTGGAGCACACCGCTTACCTGGGAGATACCGCGGCGAAGATCGCCTATGAGAAGGCCTCGATCATCAAGGAAGGGGTTCCGGTGGTGTCCTCCCCCCAATCCCCGGAGGTGCTCAGGGTGATCAGGTGGATGGCCCAATGCCGCAACGCCCCTTCGAAGATCATGGGCCACGACTTCTCGGCGGAGCGAATAAGCTCCGATATGAACGGTTCGAAGGTCCACCTCTCTTCGCTGAACAGGGAGGTACGCGTCGGACTGCTCGGCGGGTATCAGTGCGAGAACGCCGCGGTGGCCGCGGAATGCGCTATGACGTTGGCCAAAAATATCGAGATCACCGGGGAGAGCATCGTGGTCGGATTGTCCAAGGCAAGATGGCCTGGTCGCCTGGAGGTCGTCGGCAGGCATCCCCTGACCGTATTGGACGTCACCCATACCCCCGAAGGAGCAAGGACCGTGGCCTCGGAACTAGCCATGTTCCCGGGGTCCCCGCGGGTGTTGGTGGTGGGCATGCTGAAGGACAAGGACGCCAAGGGGGCCATGGCCGCCCTGGGCCCCCATTTCGATCAGGTGATATGCACCGGGGCCAACACCCCGCGCGCGCTCACCCCGCAGCAGATGGCCGAGGCGTGTGGGCGCACCCTCCCTCAGGTCCGAACGGTGGAAGGGGTGGACGCGGCCCTGGAGACCGCTCTGAGCGTGGCCGGCGAAAGCGGGTTCGTCATGGTC
- a CDS encoding asparagine synthase-related protein: MVIPDDDMDLSELRSPLTKCIQQELQGEVGVLFSGGLDSAVLTALSREHCRPVLYTVGYPNSHDLKAGEKGAQELDLPWKAVILNDDELRKGVRFLRDRLGLSDPLVISFELPLYFVCSQAKESILVSGQGADELFAGYDRYRSLAADELEKALLGDQERLLAEGGPREADLVRMFDKRLVCPYLCPDVVRVARTFSPGEMIGPEGNKLPLRRLAAALGLSAANSPKKAAQYGSGIMSAMKKCSSREGKELRSWVAEVE; encoded by the coding sequence GTGGTCATACCGGATGATGACATGGACCTCTCCGAACTTCGTTCGCCGCTCACCAAGTGTATCCAACAGGAACTTCAAGGTGAGGTCGGGGTGCTCTTCTCCGGCGGTCTGGACAGTGCAGTGCTGACCGCTCTTTCCCGAGAGCACTGTCGACCGGTCCTCTATACCGTAGGCTATCCGAACAGCCACGACCTGAAGGCCGGGGAAAAGGGGGCGCAGGAGCTGGACCTTCCCTGGAAGGCCGTAATACTGAACGACGATGAGCTGCGAAAGGGCGTGCGCTTCCTGCGCGACCGGTTGGGGCTTAGCGATCCCCTGGTGATATCGTTCGAGCTTCCGCTATACTTCGTCTGCTCTCAGGCAAAGGAGAGCATATTGGTCAGCGGGCAGGGGGCGGACGAGCTCTTCGCCGGCTATGACCGGTACCGCTCTCTGGCGGCGGATGAGCTGGAAAAAGCTCTCTTGGGCGATCAGGAGCGATTGCTGGCCGAAGGCGGACCTCGCGAAGCGGACCTCGTCCGAATGTTCGATAAGAGATTGGTATGCCCCTATCTCTGCCCCGACGTCGTAAGGGTGGCACGCACCTTCTCCCCTGGGGAGATGATCGGTCCCGAGGGCAACAAGCTTCCCCTGCGAAGATTGGCGGCCGCTCTGGGACTTTCTGCGGCGAATTCGCCCAAGAAGGCGGCGCAGTACGGCTCAGGGATCATGTCGGCCATGAAAAAATGTTCGTCCCGAGAAGGAAAGGAACTGAGAAGTTGGGTCGCGGAGGTCGAATGA
- the nikR gene encoding nickel-responsive transcriptional regulator NikR, which produces MDNVTRIGVSLEPELLEDFDKLIDRKGYITRSEAIRDLIRSALAKEILKEDENAVIFGTITLFYSHHKGGVKDRLMDIQHEHHQKILSSIHVHLDIEQCLEVLIVHGSVKEVRQLSDELGSVKGVTHRTLHRTPVTTSDDHGRPHVHEH; this is translated from the coding sequence ATGGACAATGTCACCAGGATAGGTGTATCCCTTGAACCGGAGCTTCTAGAGGATTTCGATAAGCTCATCGACCGCAAAGGGTACATCACCCGGTCCGAGGCCATCAGAGATCTCATAAGGAGCGCTTTGGCCAAGGAGATCCTCAAGGAGGACGAGAACGCGGTGATCTTCGGTACCATCACACTTTTCTACAGTCATCACAAGGGTGGGGTCAAGGATAGACTGATGGACATACAGCACGAGCATCATCAGAAGATACTGTCCTCGATACACGTACATCTTGATATCGAGCAGTGCCTAGAGGTGCTCATAGTGCACGGGTCGGTCAAAGAGGTCCGACAATTGTCTGACGAACTTGGCAGCGTCAAAGGCGTCACCCATCGCACCCTGCACCGAACGCCAGTGACCACCAGCGATGATCACGGCAGACCGCATGTGCACGAGCATTAA
- a CDS encoding DNA topoisomerase I has translation MVTLDTPPMRRLVISEKSNAAARVATILSDGGSRRKSVRGVQVFQFNRGDDEFSVVGLRGHIIELDYPPELNDWSKVDPLELVKTNPTKRVTALNILATLSELAMDCDEVIIATDFDREGELIGLETVSLMENQPRSVKRAKFSALTKYEIERAFNELTAPDHRLAESAETRQVIDLAWGAVLTRFISLASGQMGNNFLSVGRVQSPTLTLIVDRHKEISEFVPESYWTVGAKLEKGQDFLGDHLSNPFKDEKLAEESRKKADCGVGNVISMERKEKDDYPPPPFNTTSMLSEANKLGLSPSMAMKVAEDLYTSGYISYPRTDNTVYPRSLSLKNILEKLRKSDLGKEAEEILAQERIRPSRGRMETTDHPPIYPTEAATKKELKGTKWTMYELVTRRFLATLAPSARSESAKCVLDLGGEPFHADGYRVLYPGWRKYYPYWRVTEVLLPELKEGDQVQVKEVGCERKETRPPSRYSQGTLLQEMEKLGLGTKSTRHDIIQKLYDRKYVDGNDLVPTLSGMAVVNALQKHAKIVTESRMTAQLEKDMDAIANGESTLAAVVEESQAMLLDIVAFMTKNRKEIGDEIRGALNEQRFIGECPQCKKDLHIIRTRKGSEFIGCTGYPDCTVTFPKPGGALVQPTEEKCETCGLPMLKVIRRGSPVKIQCIDPDCESNKGKESVGECPECGKELRILYSRAGKRFIGCSGYPECKRTYPLPQYGVLQVAGDKCPECGAPIMRVKGKGGWQFCANMQCPTSKKGKTEPAGEGEKPKAKKTAKKAPVKKTAAKKPAAKAEGEVETPKKKTAAKKVVKKAESADGTVPKKAPAKRTVKKKVNPAE, from the coding sequence ATGGTCACTCTTGATACCCCACCGATGAGAAGGCTGGTCATCTCGGAGAAGTCCAACGCCGCTGCGCGTGTCGCCACCATACTTTCCGATGGAGGCTCGCGCCGGAAGAGCGTTCGGGGAGTTCAGGTCTTTCAGTTCAACAGAGGGGACGATGAGTTCTCCGTGGTGGGGCTGCGAGGCCACATCATAGAGCTCGATTATCCCCCAGAGTTAAACGACTGGTCCAAGGTGGACCCCTTGGAACTGGTGAAGACCAATCCCACCAAGCGCGTGACCGCCCTGAACATCCTGGCGACCCTGAGCGAGCTGGCCATGGATTGCGATGAGGTCATCATCGCCACTGACTTTGACCGTGAAGGAGAGCTCATAGGCCTGGAGACCGTCTCCCTGATGGAGAACCAGCCCAGGTCCGTCAAGAGAGCCAAGTTCAGCGCCCTGACCAAGTACGAGATCGAGCGCGCTTTCAACGAACTTACCGCCCCGGACCACCGCCTGGCGGAATCTGCCGAGACCAGACAGGTCATCGACCTGGCATGGGGTGCGGTCCTCACCCGCTTCATATCATTGGCCAGCGGACAGATGGGAAACAATTTCCTTTCAGTAGGGAGGGTGCAGAGCCCTACCTTGACATTGATCGTCGACCGGCATAAGGAGATATCCGAGTTCGTTCCCGAATCCTATTGGACCGTCGGCGCCAAATTGGAGAAGGGACAGGATTTCCTTGGCGACCATCTTTCCAACCCTTTCAAGGACGAGAAGCTGGCCGAGGAATCCAGGAAGAAGGCGGATTGCGGCGTGGGGAACGTCATTTCCATGGAGCGCAAGGAGAAGGACGATTATCCTCCCCCGCCCTTCAACACCACCAGCATGCTGAGCGAGGCCAACAAGCTCGGCCTATCACCGTCCATGGCCATGAAGGTGGCCGAGGACCTCTACACCTCCGGTTACATATCCTATCCAAGAACGGACAACACCGTCTACCCCCGCTCGCTGAGCCTCAAGAACATTCTGGAAAAGTTGAGGAAATCCGATCTGGGAAAAGAGGCGGAAGAGATCCTGGCCCAAGAACGCATCCGACCGTCCCGAGGCAGGATGGAGACCACCGACCATCCACCTATCTACCCCACGGAAGCGGCCACCAAGAAGGAGCTGAAAGGTACGAAATGGACGATGTACGAACTGGTCACCCGTCGTTTCCTGGCCACTCTGGCCCCGTCGGCCCGTTCCGAATCGGCCAAGTGCGTGCTGGACCTGGGAGGCGAGCCCTTCCATGCCGATGGCTACCGGGTGCTGTACCCCGGCTGGAGGAAGTACTATCCCTATTGGAGGGTCACCGAGGTCCTTCTCCCCGAGCTTAAGGAAGGGGACCAGGTGCAGGTGAAGGAGGTGGGCTGTGAACGCAAGGAGACCAGACCTCCCTCCCGCTACTCCCAGGGAACGCTGCTCCAGGAGATGGAGAAGCTGGGACTGGGCACCAAGAGCACCAGGCATGACATCATCCAGAAACTTTACGATCGGAAGTACGTCGATGGCAACGACCTCGTTCCCACGCTCAGCGGCATGGCGGTGGTCAACGCGCTGCAGAAGCACGCCAAGATCGTGACCGAGAGCCGCATGACCGCTCAGCTGGAAAAGGACATGGACGCCATCGCCAACGGCGAATCGACCCTGGCCGCGGTCGTCGAGGAGTCCCAGGCGATGCTCCTGGACATCGTGGCCTTCATGACCAAGAACCGCAAGGAGATCGGCGACGAGATCCGCGGGGCGCTGAATGAGCAGCGCTTCATCGGAGAATGTCCCCAGTGCAAAAAGGACCTGCATATCATTCGCACCCGCAAGGGCAGCGAGTTCATCGGCTGCACCGGTTATCCGGACTGCACCGTCACCTTCCCCAAGCCCGGCGGCGCATTGGTGCAGCCGACGGAAGAGAAGTGCGAGACCTGCGGCCTGCCCATGTTAAAGGTCATTCGTCGGGGCTCACCGGTCAAGATACAATGCATAGATCCCGATTGCGAGAGCAACAAGGGCAAGGAGAGCGTGGGCGAGTGCCCGGAGTGCGGCAAGGAACTGCGCATCCTCTATTCACGCGCCGGCAAGCGATTCATCGGTTGTTCCGGTTATCCGGAATGCAAGCGGACCTATCCGCTGCCGCAATACGGAGTGCTGCAGGTGGCCGGCGATAAGTGCCCGGAATGCGGAGCCCCCATCATGAGGGTCAAGGGCAAGGGCGGCTGGCAGTTCTGCGCCAACATGCAATGTCCTACCAGCAAGAAGGGGAAGACGGAGCCGGCCGGGGAAGGAGAGAAGCCTAAGGCCAAGAAGACGGCGAAGAAAGCTCCGGTCAAAAAGACCGCCGCCAAGAAACCCGCGGCCAAGGCGGAGGGGGAGGTTGAGACCCCTAAGAAGAAGACCGCTGCCAAGAAGGTGGTGAAGAAGGCCGAGAGCGCCGATGGGACCGTACCTAAGAAGGCCCCGGCCAAAAGGACGGTAAAGAAGAAGGTCAACCCAGCCGAATGA
- a CDS encoding GTP-binding protein, translating to MDMIIISGFLGSGKTTLIMNTVGMISERTGGKIAVIVNDFGNLGIDGKVMEKFGLKVQELPRGCICCTLGPSFLDTVRTINDKYQPDLILVEPSGIADPDAILATMEHYRGPPLGYIKVVILLDTVRFPILIQAMKTPLKLQLRAADIVLMSKADEVDASRLEEVEKYVRELVGDKPIIPISSTNGHNLDVFVERLMGA from the coding sequence ATGGACATGATCATAATCTCCGGCTTCCTGGGCAGTGGAAAGACCACGCTCATCATGAACACTGTTGGAATGATATCCGAGCGCACTGGTGGTAAGATCGCCGTCATCGTCAACGATTTCGGTAACTTAGGCATCGACGGAAAGGTGATGGAGAAGTTCGGACTGAAGGTCCAGGAGCTTCCCCGGGGATGCATCTGCTGCACGTTGGGACCGAGCTTCCTGGACACGGTGAGGACCATCAACGACAAGTACCAACCGGACCTGATACTGGTGGAGCCGTCAGGCATCGCCGACCCGGATGCGATCCTGGCCACCATGGAGCACTACCGCGGACCTCCTCTGGGATACATCAAGGTGGTCATCCTGCTGGACACGGTGCGCTTCCCCATACTCATCCAGGCCATGAAAACCCCGCTCAAGCTGCAATTGCGGGCGGCTGACATCGTCCTCATGAGCAAGGCCGACGAAGTGGACGCTTCGCGACTCGAAGAGGTTGAGAAATATGTGCGCGAGTTGGTAGGCGATAAGCCGATAATTCCAATTTCGAGCACCAACGGGCACAATTTGGATGTATTCGTTGAAAGATTAATGGGAGCATGA
- a CDS encoding Lrp/AsnC family transcriptional regulator encodes MLDEKDRAILTELERDSRRSTKSIAKDLNIPRATVHERIRRMTERGVIKGFTVVPDFGKLGEPVTAFILVSFLPNNNMSQRELADMIGRLSGVHEVHLISGEHDILLKVRGASMERIGDLVIDKIRQMEGVGRTLTCTCFATVKDE; translated from the coding sequence ATGCTCGATGAGAAGGACCGGGCCATACTTACTGAGCTGGAGAGGGACTCTAGGCGTAGCACTAAATCCATCGCCAAAGACCTCAACATCCCCCGGGCCACGGTTCACGAGCGCATCCGGCGCATGACCGAGAGGGGTGTCATCAAAGGCTTCACGGTAGTGCCGGACTTCGGAAAGCTCGGTGAGCCGGTCACCGCTTTCATTTTGGTATCGTTCCTGCCGAACAACAACATGTCCCAAAGGGAGCTGGCTGATATGATCGGTCGTCTGAGCGGAGTGCATGAGGTGCACCTTATATCTGGCGAACATGACATTCTGCTGAAGGTTCGAGGGGCATCCATGGAGCGCATCGGGGACCTGGTGATAGACAAGATACGGCAGATGGAGGGAGTGGGCCGCACTCTGACCTGCACCTGCTTCGCCACGGTCAAGGACGAGTGA
- a CDS encoding OsmC family protein: MQEEWLTELEMVQDYQFRISFDDKGLADIMTDEPLPLGKGEHPNATRFLAAAVGNCLCASLAFCLRKTRTEPISIKAVVRTTLGRNEKGRLRVQGMQVRIFPEVDDQAKLERCLPLFQDFCTVSAAVREGIDIEVLVEPPKK; the protein is encoded by the coding sequence ATGCAAGAGGAGTGGCTGACGGAACTGGAGATGGTCCAGGACTATCAATTTCGAATTAGTTTCGACGACAAGGGTCTGGCGGACATCATGACCGACGAGCCTTTACCGTTGGGGAAGGGCGAGCATCCCAACGCCACCCGTTTCCTGGCCGCGGCGGTGGGTAACTGCCTCTGTGCCTCCTTGGCCTTCTGCCTGCGTAAGACCAGGACAGAACCGATATCCATCAAGGCCGTGGTCCGGACGACACTGGGCCGGAACGAGAAGGGCCGTCTTAGGGTGCAGGGGATGCAGGTGAGGATATTCCCGGAAGTGGATGACCAGGCGAAGCTGGAGCGTTGCCTTCCTCTCTTCCAGGACTTCTGCACCGTCAGCGCCGCGGTCAGAGAGGGCATAGATATCGAGGTCTTGGTCGAACCTCCGAAAAAATGA
- a CDS encoding nicotinate phosphoribosyltransferase, giving the protein MSKFFSADDEDIRKGLTTDVYFQRTEEILRSKGLLDTHTRAEFTVSSLPEGWPWAVLCGNEEMVRIFEGRNVDLYALPEGTLFTPRSKKGIKLPVARIEGPYGQYCSLETPSLGFICYASGVATMSARCKLAAAGRSVLSFGVRRMHPAMAPVIDRSSFIGGCDGVSSLKGAELVGRPASGTMPHALVIMMGDQRAAFKAYGEIIDPTVPRVALTDTFWDEKTEAIMAAEEMPGLQAVRLDTPGSRRGSMVDIVREVRWELDLHGYPDVGVFVSGGLDEGKIRELVTAGVNGFGVGTAISNAPTVDFALDIVEKDGRPISKRGKFGGRKFVFRCPDCLEFEVSLEKERPPVCSCGKEMVWAEVKLLENGRRLVPEEPAETIRNRVLRQLEIALL; this is encoded by the coding sequence ATGAGCAAATTCTTCTCGGCCGATGACGAGGACATCCGCAAAGGGTTGACGACGGACGTTTACTTCCAGCGTACGGAGGAAATACTGCGCAGCAAGGGTCTGCTGGACACGCATACCCGTGCGGAGTTCACCGTCTCTTCCCTTCCTGAGGGATGGCCCTGGGCGGTGCTGTGCGGCAACGAGGAGATGGTCCGCATCTTCGAAGGGCGGAACGTCGACCTGTACGCGCTCCCCGAGGGGACGCTGTTCACTCCCCGTTCCAAGAAAGGCATCAAGCTGCCGGTGGCGCGCATCGAAGGCCCCTATGGCCAATACTGCTCTCTGGAGACGCCTTCATTGGGGTTCATCTGCTACGCTTCGGGTGTGGCCACCATGTCCGCCCGCTGCAAGCTGGCCGCGGCCGGTAGATCGGTACTTTCGTTCGGCGTGCGCCGCATGCATCCGGCCATGGCCCCGGTCATCGACCGTTCTTCCTTCATCGGGGGATGCGACGGCGTGTCCTCCCTGAAAGGGGCGGAGCTGGTCGGTCGCCCGGCAAGCGGCACCATGCCCCATGCACTGGTCATCATGATGGGCGATCAGAGGGCGGCCTTCAAAGCCTATGGGGAGATAATCGATCCCACCGTTCCAAGGGTGGCGTTGACCGATACCTTCTGGGACGAGAAGACCGAGGCCATCATGGCCGCGGAGGAGATGCCCGGATTGCAGGCGGTCCGCCTGGACACGCCGGGATCGCGTCGTGGTTCCATGGTCGATATCGTGCGCGAGGTGCGCTGGGAACTGGACCTCCACGGATATCCTGACGTCGGCGTGTTCGTGTCCGGCGGTCTGGACGAGGGAAAGATAAGGGAGCTGGTCACCGCTGGTGTCAACGGCTTCGGCGTCGGTACGGCCATAAGCAACGCGCCCACGGTGGACTTCGCCTTGGACATTGTGGAGAAGGATGGAAGGCCGATATCCAAGAGGGGTAAGTTCGGTGGGCGCAAGTTCGTCTTCCGCTGCCCGGACTGCCTGGAGTTCGAAGTGTCCTTGGAAAAGGAACGCCCTCCGGTCTGCTCCTGCGGCAAGGAGATGGTCTGGGCCGAGGTGAAGCTGTTGGAGAACGGTCGACGCCTGGTTCCCGAGGAGCCCGCCGAGACCATACGGAACAGGGTGCTGCGCCAATTGGAGATCGCTTTGCTGTGA
- the eno gene encoding phosphopyruvate hydratase: MSDHNITRVWSREVLDSRGNPTVEAQVETSVLKVTAIAPSGASTGTFEALELRDGGTRYAGKGVTKAVRNIRDLISPRLKGMDVTDLKAIDLAMKELDGTSNMGLLGGNATTAVSYAVAKAGALAKNVEPYEHLGPGSRVLPVPTMNVINGGKHAGSNLKIQEFMIAPCGPSTYSEALRVGTEVYHSLKQVLKKEWGPLAINVGDEGGFAPPFDTSRQAMDTLLKAIENAGYVPGKDVYLAMDAAASEFYSNGVYELDGKKMSPGEMVDFYVALSQEYPLISLEDPVEENSFELMAELTKKIGSKLQLLGDDLFVTNPVRLRKGIEMGAGNALLLKVNQIGTITEAMQAAKISFDHGYNVMVSHRSGESEDTTMADIAVALECGQIKSGAPARTERTAKYNRLLRIEEELGPKAKFMGRDAFF, encoded by the coding sequence ATGTCGGATCATAATATCACCAGGGTTTGGAGCAGAGAGGTATTGGACTCGAGGGGGAACCCTACTGTGGAGGCGCAGGTCGAGACCTCTGTCCTGAAGGTTACGGCCATAGCGCCCTCGGGGGCGTCCACCGGAACGTTCGAGGCGCTGGAGCTGAGGGACGGCGGCACCCGGTACGCGGGAAAGGGGGTCACCAAGGCGGTGAGGAACATCAGGGACCTCATCTCCCCCCGGCTCAAGGGCATGGACGTCACCGACCTGAAGGCCATAGATCTGGCTATGAAGGAGCTGGACGGCACCAGCAACATGGGCCTCCTGGGCGGGAACGCCACCACCGCGGTGTCCTACGCCGTGGCCAAGGCCGGGGCGCTGGCGAAGAACGTAGAACCGTACGAGCACCTGGGTCCCGGGAGCAGGGTGCTGCCGGTACCGACGATGAACGTCATCAACGGCGGAAAGCACGCCGGCAGCAATCTGAAGATCCAAGAGTTCATGATCGCCCCCTGCGGTCCGAGCACCTACTCCGAAGCGCTGAGGGTCGGCACCGAGGTCTATCATTCCTTGAAGCAGGTCCTGAAGAAGGAGTGGGGTCCCCTGGCCATCAATGTGGGGGATGAGGGCGGTTTCGCTCCCCCGTTCGACACCAGCCGCCAGGCCATGGACACGCTGCTGAAGGCCATCGAGAACGCCGGCTACGTTCCGGGGAAGGACGTATACCTGGCCATGGACGCCGCGGCCAGCGAGTTCTATTCCAACGGCGTTTACGAGCTGGACGGAAAGAAGATGTCCCCCGGGGAGATGGTGGACTTCTATGTTGCTCTAAGTCAAGAATACCCGCTCATAAGCCTGGAGGACCCGGTGGAAGAGAACTCCTTCGAGCTCATGGCCGAACTTACTAAGAAGATCGGCAGCAAGTTGCAGCTGTTGGGGGACGACCTGTTCGTGACCAATCCGGTGCGTCTGCGAAAGGGCATCGAGATGGGCGCGGGGAACGCCTTGCTGTTAAAGGTCAATCAGATAGGCACGATCACCGAGGCCATGCAGGCGGCCAAGATCTCCTTCGACCATGGTTACAACGTCATGGTCAGCCACCGTTCCGGAGAATCCGAGGACACCACCATGGCCGATATCGCCGTGGCCTTGGAATGCGGACAGATCAAGAGCGGAGCGCCGGCAAGAACGGAACGGACCGCCAAGTACAACCGCCTTCTGCGTATCGAGGAGGAGCTGGGACCCAAGGCCAAGTTCATGGGTCGGGACGCCTTCTTCTGA
- a CDS encoding DUF835 domain-containing protein, translated as MVVDDNSAILEIVSELISAAGYQPMTASGGKDCLEKISKDKPDLVLLDINMPDMDGWLVLRTLKERGLTEGLKIMMLTATTDIGTDIFGLQDVVSGYIRKPFNNDELGVRLREVLGDQPSLKEGVKVEKERKGLFGFKGRKKEDPVGMEEARISAKEYDLRQGFTYLVKESKPHKSFEIFVDQVTHNIQGLCVTRQHPNIMRKEWGLEKTPIIWLSNQLGKVYVNPSNIGILSDTIIRFVEKSGDSVVIIDGVEFLIVNNDFEKVLRMIHHITEAVMENRSRLIVSVDPRTLEIRELALLERNMEIIEVEPVETKQR; from the coding sequence ATGGTCGTGGATGATAACTCAGCCATCTTAGAGATTGTTTCTGAGCTAATATCCGCAGCTGGATATCAACCAATGACCGCTTCCGGCGGAAAGGACTGCCTGGAAAAGATATCTAAGGATAAGCCAGACCTTGTTCTCCTGGACATCAACATGCCGGACATGGACGGTTGGCTTGTCCTGCGCACCCTCAAAGAGAGAGGTCTCACCGAAGGCCTCAAGATCATGATGCTCACGGCCACCACCGATATCGGCACCGACATCTTCGGACTGCAGGACGTGGTGTCAGGTTACATCCGGAAGCCGTTCAACAATGACGAGCTCGGTGTCCGGCTCAGAGAGGTGCTGGGGGACCAGCCTTCATTGAAGGAGGGGGTCAAGGTCGAGAAGGAGCGCAAGGGCCTGTTCGGCTTCAAGGGCCGGAAGAAAGAGGACCCCGTCGGAATGGAAGAAGCTCGGATCAGCGCCAAGGAATACGACCTGCGCCAAGGCTTCACCTACCTGGTCAAGGAGAGCAAGCCTCACAAGTCCTTCGAGATATTCGTGGACCAGGTCACTCACAACATTCAAGGTCTGTGCGTCACCAGGCAGCACCCCAACATCATGCGCAAGGAATGGGGGCTGGAGAAGACGCCCATCATATGGCTCAGCAACCAGCTGGGCAAGGTCTATGTCAATCCATCTAACATCGGCATCCTCAGCGATACCATCATACGCTTCGTGGAGAAGAGCGGGGACAGTGTGGTGATCATCGATGGCGTGGAGTTCCTCATCGTGAACAACGACTTCGAGAAGGTGCTGAGAATGATACACCATATCACCGAGGCGGTCATGGAGAACCGTTCGCGACTGATAGTCTCGGTGGACCCCCGCACTCTGGAGATCAGGGAGCTGGCGCTTCTGGAGCGCAACATGGAGATCATCGAGGTGGAACCGGTAGAGACCAAGCAGCGATAG
- a CDS encoding 50S ribosomal protein L40e, producing the protein MARFKEADDRLLNKKICLSCYARNAIKATRCRKCGYTQLRLKAKESRKA; encoded by the coding sequence ATGGCGCGTTTCAAAGAAGCTGATGACAGGCTGTTAAACAAGAAGATCTGCCTGAGCTGCTATGCACGTAATGCCATCAAGGCCACCAGGTGCCGCAAGTGCGGGTACACCCAGCTGCGCTTGAAGGCTAAAGAGAGCCGTAAGGCTTAA